A stretch of the Erinaceus europaeus chromosome 1, mEriEur2.1, whole genome shotgun sequence genome encodes the following:
- the COLEC10 gene encoding collectin-10: MVANKNYKGELSVDNFRDKGEKGLPGAPGGKGKAGTVCDCGRYRKVVGQLDISVARLKSSMKFVKNVIAGIRETDEKFYYIVQEEKNYRESLTHCRIRGGMLAMPKDEVVNTLIADYVAKSGFFRVFIGVNDLEREGQYVFTDNTPLQNYSNWKEGEPSDPYSHEDCVEMLSSGRWNDTECHLTMYFVCEFVKKKK, from the exons ATGGTTGCTAACAAAAACTATAAAGGAGAATTATCAGTTGATAATTTTC GTGACAAAGGGGAAAAGGGACTGCCTGGAGCACCTGGAGGAAAAGGCAAAGCAG GTACTGTATGTGACTGTGGTAGATACCGGAAGGTAGTTGGACAATTGGATATTAGTGTTGCTCGCCTCAAGTCGTCTATGAAGTTTGTTAAGAATG TCATAGCTGGAATTAGGGAAACTGATGAGAAATTCTACTACATTGTTCAGGAGGAGAAGAACTACAGGGAATCCCTGACTCACTGCCGGATCCGAGGTGGAATGCTAGCCATGCCAAAGGATGAAGTTGTCAACACACTTATCGCTGACTATGTTGCCAAGAGTGGTTTCTTCCGGGTGTTCATTGGGGTGAATGATCTTGAGAGGGAGGGGCAATATGTATTCACAGATAACACCCCACTGCAGAACTACAGCAACTGGAAAGAAGGGGAGCCCAGTGACCCCTACAGTCATGAAGACTGTGTGGAAATGCTCAGCTCGGGCAGATGGAATGACACAGAGTGCCATCTGACCATGTACTTTGTCTGTGAGTTTGTCAAGAAGAAAAAGTAA